The window GCCAGCACGTCCTCGGCCGGGGTGTCGGCCGGGACCACGGTGACCCGGCAGCCGTGGTCTACCAGGCGGCGCAGGATGTTCCACTTGACGCCGAAGTCATATGCGACGACGTGGAAGGGATGGATCTCGCTGGGCTGGAAGCCGTGCGGCTGAAACTGGCGGATGCCGCCCTCCGTCCAGTGATAGGGCTCCGCGCAGGTGACCTCCTGCACCACATCGCGGCCCTCCAGCCCCTCCCAGGCTCGCGCCATGGCGATCAGCTCATCGGCGGGGACATCCTCGGTCGTCAGTGCCGCCTTCATGGCCCCCTGCTCCCGGATGTGTCGCGTGAGCGCGCGCGTGTCCACCTCGCTCAGGCCCGGGATCCCGTGGCGGGCCAGGTAATCGGGGAGCGATTCCACCGCCCGCCAGTTGGAGACCAGCGGGCTGACCTCGCGTACGATGAAGGCCTGCACCTGGGGCCGGGCGCTCTCCACGTCCTCCGGGTTCACGCCGACGTTGCCGACATGGGCTACGGTCATGGCGACCATCTGGCCGCGATACGAGGGGTCGGTGATGACCTCCTGGTACCCGGTCATCGAGGTGTTGAACACCACCTCGCCCACGACCGTGGCCCTGGCCCCGAACCCCTCGCCGTAGAATAGCGTGCCGTCTTCTAAAGCCAGTAACCCTTTCATTGCGTGTCCTTACGGATCGTACCGTTCTCCTTGTTCGCTCTTGTGCCGCGCCTGCGCGCGGGATGGATCGGGCGACCTCCGGACATGCTCCGGGGACGCGGCATGCGATGGGCCTGCGTCCCTCGGCCGCCAATACTCTCCAGGTTACATTCTACATGAGAACGCTCTCTTTCTGAAATCCTCGCGCTCGCCGATCCTCAGCCGGACTGCCATCGATTGCTCTGTTCATCTCCCCCACGGAAAACTTCGCTTTTCCGGCCTGCACCTGCCTTTCTCGGCCCTTTCCGAAGGACCCAGGCCGAGGCTGGGCAGGTCGAAGGCGGGAGAAAGGCTTTTTCCGGAGGGCCTCCCCACAGCAGAAGCAACGACATTTCTCAGACACACTCTGAGAACGGGCGCGTCTCATTTCCTCATCGCCGTGGCGAGGTTGCGTCGCCAGGCGACGGGGACCGCGCTGCTCAGGAAGTGATCCCAGCGAAAGGATCCCTCCGGTGTGGGGATCGCCTCCTTCAGATTGACGATCACGGCGATCTCATCGCAGCGATGGAATTTCGGGCAGTAGATGCACTCCTGCCAGATCTTGGGGCTGATATCCCAGCGATCCACCACTTTGAACCCCAGGCTTTGGAAGAAGTGCGGCTGGAGCGTCAGCGCGCAGACCTGATCGATCTCGGCCTCGCGGGCGACCTGCAGGAGGTATCGCACCAGCGCGCGGCCGATCCCGCGTTTCTGCATTTGGGGAGCCACCGCCAGTGAGCGTATCTCCGCCAGGGAGGGGCTCAGACGGGCGAGGCCCGCGCAGCCAACGATTTGCCCCTCCCTCTCCGCCACCACGAAATCGGACAGGTGGCGCAGCAATTGCTTTTCCGAGCGGGGCAGCATCAGGTTCTGTGCCGCGTAGACGTTGATCAGCTCGGCCATGGCCGGCACGTCCTCCGCCTGGGCCGGCCGTATGATCACGTCCGCTTGAGCGTCGTGGTCCATTCTCGATCTCCATCCGGGGTTACAGCGTGGTCAGGATCTCGCTGATCCCCTGGACCGCTCGGTCCAGGTCCTCTCGCTCGATGACCAGCGGCGGAACCAGGCGTAGCACCTTCTCCCCCGCGTTCACCATGATCAGCCCGCGCTCGTAGCCCGCCTGCACGATGGGGGCGACGGAGATGTCCATCTCGATCCCCACCATCAGCCCACGTCCCCGGATCTCCCGGATGTGTGGGCTGTTGATCTCCTGCAGCCGCTCCACCAGGTAGGCGCCCTTGGAGCGCACCTCGGCCAGGAAGGCCGGGTCGCTAATGCGGCGCACCACGACCTGCGCGGCCGCGCAGGCTACCGGGTTCGCCCCGAAGGTGGACCCGTGGTCGCCGGGCTGCATGACGCTCCCCACCTCTTCCGTCATCAGGATCGCGCCGATGGGAAGGCCTCCACCCAGCGGCTTGGCCAGCGTCATGATGTCCGGCGTCACCCCATACGGCTCGTGGGCCCATAGCGTCCCGGCGCGCCCCAGCCCGCACTGCACCTCGTCGAAGATCAGCAGCGCGTGGTGCTGATCGCACAGCTCGCGCAGGCCCTGCAGGAACTCGGTCGTGGCGGGGTGGATGCCGCCCTCCCCCTGGATCGGCTCCACGATCACGGCGCACGTCTCGTCGGTGATCGCCTCGGCCGCCGAGTCCAGATCGTTGAACCGGGCGATCTGCACGCCCGGCATCAGGGGGCGGAAGGGCGCCTGATACTTCTCTCGCGGCGTCAGGGCGAGCGTGCCCATGGTGCGCCCGTGGAAGCCGCCCTCAAAGGCCACGAACTGGATCTTTCGATCCGCCTGGTCCGGAAATCGGGTCTTGGCCCACTTGCGGGCGAATTTGATGGCCCCCTCATTGGCCTCCGCCCCGGAGTTACAAAAGAAAACCCGATCGGCGAAGGACCGCTCACACAGCATCTGCGCCAATCGGGCGTGAGGCTCCATGTGGTAGAGGTTGCTGACGTGGATCAGCCGGGCGGCCTGTTCCTGGATGGCCTGCACCAGCTCTGGATCGCCGTATCCCAGCGCGTTGACGGCGATACCGGAGACCAGATCCAAATAAGCGCGCCCCTGATCGTCGTACAAGGTGCATCCCTCGCCGCGCAGGATGACGAAGGGCGGGCGGACGTAGGTTTGAAGCACGTACTGCTGCTCTAGGTTGATGATCTCTTGTCCGGTCATGAAATCCGCTCCTGTTTTGGAATCTGGTTACGCGAGCTGGTGGCTCGCCAAGACGAAGGCCGTCCCGGAATCGCTCAGGAGGCCGTTCAGGTCGGTGATGATCGCCTGAGACACGCCGCCGTGGATCGCCTCCAGGGCG is drawn from Chloroflexota bacterium and contains these coding sequences:
- a CDS encoding acetylornithine transaminase; its protein translation is MTGQEIINLEQQYVLQTYVRPPFVILRGEGCTLYDDQGRAYLDLVSGIAVNALGYGDPELVQAIQEQAARLIHVSNLYHMEPHARLAQMLCERSFADRVFFCNSGAEANEGAIKFARKWAKTRFPDQADRKIQFVAFEGGFHGRTMGTLALTPREKYQAPFRPLMPGVQIARFNDLDSAAEAITDETCAVIVEPIQGEGGIHPATTEFLQGLRELCDQHHALLIFDEVQCGLGRAGTLWAHEPYGVTPDIMTLAKPLGGGLPIGAILMTEEVGSVMQPGDHGSTFGANPVACAAAQVVVRRISDPAFLAEVRSKGAYLVERLQEINSPHIREIRGRGLMVGIEMDISVAPIVQAGYERGLIMVNAGEKVLRLVPPLVIEREDLDRAVQGISEILTTL
- a CDS encoding N-acetyltransferase, with the translated sequence MDHDAQADVIIRPAQAEDVPAMAELINVYAAQNLMLPRSEKQLLRHLSDFVVAEREGQIVGCAGLARLSPSLAEIRSLAVAPQMQKRGIGRALVRYLLQVAREAEIDQVCALTLQPHFFQSLGFKVVDRWDISPKIWQECIYCPKFHRCDEIAVIVNLKEAIPTPEGSFRWDHFLSSAVPVAWRRNLATAMRK
- the carA gene encoding glutamine-hydrolyzing carbamoyl-phosphate synthase small subunit — translated: MKGLLALEDGTLFYGEGFGARATVVGEVVFNTSMTGYQEVITDPSYRGQMVAMTVAHVGNVGVNPEDVESARPQVQAFIVREVSPLVSNWRAVESLPDYLARHGIPGLSEVDTRALTRHIREQGAMKAALTTEDVPADELIAMARAWEGLEGRDVVQEVTCAEPYHWTEGGIRQFQPHGFQPSEIHPFHVVAYDFGVKWNILRRLVDHGCRVTVVPADTPAEDVLALSPDGVFLSNGPGDPAGVPYAAAAVARLLEEGLPMFGICLGHQILGRALGGRTYKLKFGHHGGNQPVRDEATGVVQITAQNHNYAVDPESLPPSQVTITHWNLNDGTVEGMRLNDRPVFSVQYHPEASPGPHDADYLFGQFVELMRK